A genomic window from Cyprinus carpio isolate SPL01 chromosome B9, ASM1834038v1, whole genome shotgun sequence includes:
- the LOC122138553 gene encoding E3 SUMO-protein ligase ZBED1-like has translation MINRILEQQKALHEVLSEDRNTRHLILGYQVLDVLESVSKALGPLLEFTDALSGEDYVSVSHNKPVLSLFNTTILAPEEGDTDMTKSLKKKILEYLNSKYEERVTQELLDVASFLDPRYKTQYISVNDVPIIKARLVSEMKMMEHKHSVECRETRVEEVSPPPTKKAKKSLGSFFKRSTASATVPRSHCCHRS, from the exons ATGATTAACAGGATTCTGGAGCAGCAGAAAGCACTCCATGAGGTCCTCTCAGAGGACAGAAACACCCGGCACCTAATTCTTGGATATCAAGTTCTGGATGTGCTGGAGTCAGTCAGCAAGGCACTGGGACCACTGCTTGAATTCACGGATGCTCTGTCAGGGGAGGATTACGTTAGTGTTTCACACAACAAACCAGTACTCAGCCTGTTTAACACAACCATCTTGGCACCAGAGGAGGGTGATACGGACATGACCAAgtccttaaaaaagaaaattttggagTACTTGAACAGCAAGTATGAAGAGAGAGTTACACAAGAGCTCCTGGATGTGGCATCCTTCTTAGATCCAAGATACAAGACACAATACATCAGTGTCAACGACGTCCCCATCATCAAAGCCAGATTGGTGTCAGAGATGAAGATGATGGAACACAAG CATTCTGTTGAGTGCAGAGAGACCAGAGTGGAAGAAGTTTCACCCCCACCCACCAAAAAGGCTAAAAAGTCGTTGGGAAGTTTCTTCAAAAGATCCACCGCAAGTGCAACAGTACCTCGATCCCACTGCTGCCATAGAAGCTGA